The genomic segment ACAGTTGAAAGTTCATCATCAACGACAATTTGCTTGGTATGCAGGAAGCCATTTTCATAAATATAAACTTTTGCTCCTGCTTTTAATAATTTACCAACATTTGAATAGGTTGCCCAGTATACAAACATGTGGTCAGGCTTGTTCGGAATCATTATCCGCACATCGATTCCAGAGAGACATGCAATGCGTAGCGCGTCCAAGAAGCTGATATCTGGGATGAAATAAGGCGTTTGAATATAAATATATTTCTTCGCTATGAAAATCATTTTCAAATAACCGTCTTTAATCTGCTCCCATTCTGAGTCGGGTCCACTCGACACAATCTGCATCCCGACGGAACCTTTACGAGGGATAGCAGGGAAGAAGTGCTCTGCATATTCGATATCATTTTTTTCAGATGCTTGGTTCCAGTCCAATATAAACCTCGTCTGAAGCGGGTGTACCGCACTTCCTTCAATCCGCAGATGTGTATCGCGCCAATAGCCAAACTTCTTGTTCAGCCCCAAGTACTCATCGCCTACGTTGAATCCGCCAACATAACCAATTCGCCCGTCGATAACAACGATTTTACGATGGTTCCTGAAATTCATTCGAGGATTGATAAGCGGCATAGTAGCTGGGAAAAACGCTTCAACATCTCCTCCATTATCAATCAGTTCCTTCAGATGTCTCTTGCGGAGCCCTCGTGAACCGATATCATCGAAGAGTACACGCACTTTTACGCCTTGCTTCGCTTTTCGTATTAAAACGTTTAGTATCCTAGTCCCCAGGGTATCCAATTTGAAAATGTAAGTTTGAAAATGAATATGATCCTTTGCTTGCTCGAGGTCATGGATAAGTGCATCAAATTTAGCTGCGCCATCGTTGAAAACCTGAACGTCATTGTCTTGCGTCAAGACAGCGTGGTTATTTCTAAGATGAAGGTAAATCATATCCTTGTAGTGAGCTGTATCATCTAGCCTAAATTCGAGGGTATCTTCTTCTATTGCTTCAATTTGATAATCAATCAATTGATCGATACCAATTTTACTCCGTCCTTCCCACCGGAAAAGGTGTTTTTCCCTCAGTTGCCTGCCGAGTAAAAGGTAAATAAAGAAACCGAAAAATGGAATGAAAAATATGACGAGGAGCCATGCCCAAGTTGAGGTTGGGTCTCTTCTTTCTAGAAAAATAAGGGCAATCGCAAGAAATATATTCAAAATAAAAACTGCCGTAACCGAGATGCTGATTAGTTGAGTCATAAGCGGCCTCCTTTACATATAATGCTTATCTTACTAGTATAACGGAAGACTTAGAAAAAAGAAGTAACAGTGGAAGTTAAGATAAAACCTACTTGACTGATAGACATTAATGGTTTAAAGTGTGCTTTATGCTACACGCTATCTAAAACTTAGGAGGAAGAAAAGTGAATACATTATTACTTATTTTAAACATTGCCGGGTTGCTCTTGCTCGTCGGTATACTATATAGTATGCATCGCAAAAAGGTTTCGTTTTCAAAACGTGTTTTCACCGGGCTGGGTCTCGGAATCGCATACGGACTTATTTTACACTTCGCATACGGTACAGATTCAACAGTATTGCAGGAGTCTATGCCGTGGTTTAACTTGATAGGAACAGGTTATGTTAAATTACTTCAGATGATTGTTATGCCACTCGTTTTCATTTCAATTCTTGGGGCATTCACGAAAATAACAATCGGCAAGAATTTTGGTAAGATGGCGGGATTGATATTAGGACTTCTTATTGGAACAACTGCAATCGCCGCGGTTATCGGGATTTCTGTTACACTTCTTTTCGGCCTTGATGCGAAGGAAATAGTGCAGGGGGAAGCTGAGCTTGCACGCGGTGTTTCTATTGAAGAACGATCGGAAGGAGTCGCGGACCGTCCGTTGCCTGATCAGTTAATAGACTTATTGCCTGCGAATCCGTTTCTTGACTTCACAGGTGCACGACCAACTTCAACAATTGGGGTTGTCATCTTTGCGGCATTCCTTGGATTTGCGTATTTGACACTTACAAGAAGAGATGAAAAAAATGCAGCTACAGTGAAAAAGGGAATCGATGCAATCTATTCTCTGATCATGGGTGTTGTAAAGATTGTCTTGCGCTTGACTCCGTACGGTATTTTAGCGATTATTGCAACCACCGTAGCGACGTCTGACTTTGCGGCTATCTATAGTCTAGGCAAGTTTGTACTTGCTTCGTATGTAGCGATTTTAATCATGTTCGGCATTCACTTAATCATTATTACGCTATCGGGATTAAACCCAATCACTTACGTGAAAAAAGCAGGGGAAGTATTGATATTTGCCTTCTCCTCAAGATCGAGTGCAGGGGCGCTTCCACTAAACATTGATACACAGACGAATCGTCTCGGCGTGCCTGATGGTATTGCCAACTTTGCCGGATCATTCGGCCTGTCAATCGGTCAAAATGGTTGTGCTGGAATCTACCCTGCGATGCTTGCAGTGATGATTGCACCTTCAGTAGGACAGAACCCACTTGAACCAACATTCCTTGTTACATTGATCGCTATCGTGGCAATCAGCTCATTCGGAGTTGCTGGAGTTGGTGGCGGAGCAACATTCGCTGCGATTCTTGTTCTATCAGCACTGGACCTGCCGATTGTATTAGCAGGACTGCTGATTTCAGTAGAACCGCTCATCGACATGGGCCGTACAGCATTAAACGTCAGTGGATCCATGACGGCGGGTGTTACGACTGCACGTGTAACGGGTGAATTGGATAAAGACATGTACAACGCTCCGCTTGATAAGCAGACGGCTGAAGTATAAGTTGTCAATCGATCATAAAGTGTGTTTGACCGATCATATAACACTGCAATCGAGCATAAATTTGCTTGACCGATCATATAATCGTGCAATCGATCATAAACTTGCTTGACCGATCATATAACACTGCAATCGAGCATAAATTTGCTTGACCGATCGTATAACGCTGCAATCGAGCATAAATTTTCTCGACCGATCATATATCACTTCAGACCAATCATAAAACAAAAAATACCGCAGAAGACGCGATTGTCTTTTGCGGTATTTTTATTTTGTTAACAATTCATATGTCTCCAAAATGAAATCTTTATAAGGCGTACGGGGCATCACTGAAATGTTCTGCATGGCGAGCCCTGCAAGGCGTCTCGCTTCAATAAGATTGCCCAATTCCATGTAGCAAAGTGCTTTATATGCATCCTTTTCATAAAAAATCGACAAGTCGAATGGATGATGGGTATAGTCTGCAATCTTCACTTTTTCGAGGGCCACGAGTGCATGTTCAAATTCATTTAATCCGAAAAAGGATTTTCCTTTTTCTAGATTAATAAAGGGACTGTAGTCATTAGAATACTTACCTTTATCTAAGAACTGATCCCATTGTTCTTGCGCTTCCTTGTAGGACTTTTTGAAAGAATTTAAATAATGGACTTCCGCAAACTTCGTGAAAAATATTGCTTCTTTATCTTCCGTGAAATCCCCGTATTGGGTTAATTTCTTTAAATAATAAGCGTATTGATCTTCATCTTCCTCCATAATTGCATGAGCGGTTGCTAGCCTATATAAGTGGTCGATACGATAAAACACCCGCTCCTGCCTTGAGAATTCAATACCGCTTTTCATGACTCGTATGGCAGACTCGGAATCTCCTACTGCAAAAAGGAGAACAGCTTCCATATAATCGAGGTCAAGCCGTGTCATCGGATCGATAAATGCATTTCGAGCTTCGATTTCGGAACGTTCGTGGAGCAAAGTACTTAGTGATTGTGCATAGTTATGCTCGGTAAATTTGACAAATGCCCGGAATATTCCTATGCTTGCGCGCCTCGGAATAATGTTCATCAGATCATACATTGTTGCAGCTCGATCGGAAAATACTTGCCATCCACTCTTTTTTTCATAATAAATACAGCGACTATATATTTCCAATAGGCGCGCTGATTCATAACCTTGTGTCAATTTTGGGACATAGGGCTCAACTAGCGTGATGAGCTGAGTGTATTCATCAGTCCGTACATCAAATTCGGTATTATATAGAATCTCCGCTTTCTCAAGCAGTGCTCTTAGTTCATATGTGCTTACTTCTTCCAATAACTCCACCACTTCTACACCGAGTCTTTCTGCTATATAAGACAGGCTTTCCATCGAAGGATTCGCCTTGTTATTCTCGATGAGACTGAGCATGCCTTTTGTTAGCTCATCACCCGCTAAAGCCTCCAACGTCAATTTCCGTTGTTTTCGTAATTTGCGTATTCGCTCACCTAACGTTTCGATAGGTCACACCTCCACTGTTTTAATTACGTAGTTTAATTATATTAAACTTTAACTTGTAATGGAAGTGTTTATCATGTTATTATTCGTTTAATGAAATTAAACAATTCGGACGGGAGTGTTTGTATGCGAGAGGTTTTAAAGCTTAAAAAAGCCACTTATCATCTGTGGACGTTCACAATCAGTAAGCTCATTTCTTCGTTCGGGGCACAGGTATATGCATTCGCTATTAGTTTTTACATTTTACAACTAACTGGATCTGCAACAAGTTTTGCGACGAACCTTATTTGCAACCTTTTACCACGGGCACTCGTTGCTCCTTTTGCAGGCTATGCGGCTGATCGGTATTCAAGAAAGACAATCATTATTACCGCTCAAGTTGCTTCAACTCTTGCAATCGGGGGGCTCTTGATTGTAAGTCTGACTTCTGGATTGTCTTTAATTGCAATCTATACGACAACTGTTGTTTTATCAATCACATCAACATTTTCGGGCGTAACGTTCAGCTCTTCTATTACTGGACTTGTTGATGAAGGACGAATTCAAAAAGCTATGTCTCTGAACCAAATGTCCATTTCATTTGCGGCAATCGGAAGCCCGGCGGTAGGTGGTTTATTGTATGGAACAGTCTCGATGCCGGTATTTCTCGTAATGTATATGACTGCTTCGATTATTGGAGTATTTCTAGAATCAACGATGAATTTCAAGTTATTTGCGAAACGTAAAGAACCAGTCGATGGGGAACCGAAGGAATCGATGATGCAAAGTATGAAGGCTGGATTAGCCTATTTAAAATTACAACCAATTCTGATGACATTGATTTGGATTGCTTTATTCATCAACTTTCTATTTGGTGCATTCCAAGTCGGTTATTCCTTCATTCTTATTGAAAAGATGAAGATGGTATCGACACATTTTGGATTGACGGAAGGTGCATTTGCGGTGGGGATGCTACTATTGTCAATCTATCTGACGATGCGCAAAGAAGTGAAGTATCCGTTGCTTGTCTCAAAACGAGGCATTCTCGGAATGGGTGCCGTAATGGGAAGCGTAGCAATCCCTCTTTTAATACCTATGCACTATAATTTTATGTTTGGGTTTTATGCATTCGTCATGTTTAGCTTCGGAGCAACAATAATTATAGTAAATACGCCCATGCAAGTAATGATGCAGAAAATGATTGACGATGATTATAAAGGGCGCGTATTTTCAATCCTGGAAACAATGTCGATGGCCCTTATGCCCCTTGGAGTAGTTATCTACGGGTTCTTATATGATATATTCCCGGCACAATGGATTCTCATTGTTTCGAGTCTAATACTAATTGGGGTTATTCTCGTGTTGGCACGGCCATCAGTCATGATTAAAGCTCATCCGGAACTCGGAAATTCAAATGTGAAGGAATCAGAGGTTATTTCAGAATAATTATTAGCAACATTTTTAATGTGAAATAGCAAAGACCACCTGTCTTCAATTTTAGAAAGGTGGTCTTTACTATTCGTATTAGTTATTCAGCGTTGCTTCCAAATTCCGCAACGATTTAGCAGACTTCCTAAAGGCGAAGATTAGCCCGATAGATAGAACTGCAAGAACTGTGGAAATGAAGTACATATTGCCGGCTTCTTGCGTGAAAATCCATGTGAATAACAGCGGACCGATGATGCGCCCCATATTGTCCATGGAATATGTCATCCCAGCAGCCGTTCCGTATTTTCCGCCAGACTCTTTTGTTGTTAATGAAACGAGTACCGTACGGGCAAGTGCGTTCCCCGCAGTGAAGACACTCAGCGCAAAACCGGCCCAGAAAAGGCTTGATGTAAACGGAATAAGGAACAGGCCAAGTGCGGTAACGATCTGCGCCCCAATAATCCATTTCGTTTCCGTTCCGTTTTTCACACGGCGAACGACGCCGCCTTGAATTGCCGCGTCGACGAAACCACTAGCCATAAACAAGTAACCAAGCTGAAGTGGTGTGATTTCAATTTTGGAGATTTGGAACAGCTGGAACGTAGATTCAAGCCCGGCGAGAAGGAATGTCACCATGAACGAGAATAGAAATAGATAACGGATACGATATTGCCAAAGCATAGCTCCACCTTTTGGGAGGAGAGCACGTTTATTCGCCTCTCCACGTCGTTCCGGTTCCTTCAATATAATTCCTGCATAAATCATAAGGAGCACTGTCAAGGTACCTGAAGCAATGAATGGTAATTGAAGACTGACATTACCAAGTACACCTCCGATTGCTGGTCCGAAAATAAAACCAAGTCCAATTGACATACCAAGCAGTCCCATATATTTATTACGGTTTTCTTCATCCGTCATATCTGCAACGAATCCAGTAACAGCGGTGTAAAGTGCACCAGAGAATATCCCTCCCACAACGCGTGACGCGTACAATAGCGGCAAGTTCTCGATGAACAAAGCAAATAGGAAGAAACTAAGACTGAAGCCAATTAGTCCTATTAAAATGAGCTTTTTTCTTCCGGTTCTGTCTGACAAAGCCCCCCATAGCGGCGCGGTAAAGAAAGATGCTAGTGCATAAACGGTCAGTAATCCGCCAACATGTACTTCAGATAATCCTTGCTGCAAGATAACTTCAGGAAGAATTGGAATTATAATACCAAACCCAAGATAAACAAAAAATTGTACGGACATAAGTAGAAGGATTGCTTTTTTCATATTCAAACCCACTTTCGACTGAATCAATATATTCATTCTACCCTTCGTATGTAAATCAGACAATGGAAAAGGGGAGGAGGTGGTAGGTTTACAATGTATTGTCTGAAGTTGATAACACTAAGCGGAAAGTAAACAACGTTTTGTCCAAAGTAAACAACGCTACCCCGAAAATTCATCTGCAAATAGATTTTTTGTCAAATTACCTACCTTGATGTATGAAACATTTACAAAAAGTTAATAACTGTAACAATAATGAAAGATTTAAAAGTGGACAGGAGTGGTATAATTGTAGTATGAGCAAAATAGAACGACATTTACCTGTAGAACGAAACTTTACTGATGCATATTCGTCTAGAACTAATAGAAAGGTCGAGGTGGAAAAGATGGCTAAAGAAGTTGATTTGAAAACAATCATCTCCAACTTGGCGAAGTTGGGTGTTTCGGCTACGATGACGAAATCCCGTCTGGAAATGCTGAAAGCCCTCGCGCCACTTGCACAAGCCCCACAAATTCAATCTCAATAAAGAAAGTGATAGTATCAAGACAAAAAAAGCTTCGACGGATTTTTCCGTCGAAGCTTTTTTTGTCTTGGTGTCTAGACTCCGGGCGCCAGCCGCTCGGGTCATAAGCAATTCAGCTATGTGGCAAAGGGCGCCACGTCGCTAGATCGACTTATGCCTGTCGCGTCTAAGCGGGCGCTTTCCGCTTTTCTTTATTCGTCATCATCCGAACTAAACATGTACGTCCTATGATGGTACTTCATACTGAATACTAATCCAATTGCGAGCATATTCCCCATAAGTGAACTACCGCCATAACTGATGAATGGCAGCGGGATGCCAGTAATCGGGAGTAGCTGAATCGTCATCCCGATGTTTTCAAAGACATGGAACGTAATCATTGCAATAATACCTGCGCATATATACGTACTAAATGGATCTTTCAATTCAAGCGTAATTTTCGTCAAGTGATAAATGAGGAAAAAGTACAAGCAAATAACTAAGCTAGCGCCGATGAATCCCCAATCTTCCCCAATCGTTGTGAAGATGAAATCGGTGTGGCTTTCTGCGACGTACACTTCGCGGCCTTTATAACCTTTTCCGAAAACTTCACCCGAGCCAATCGCATTGAGTGACGTAATAAGGTGACGCCCTTCATTCGAAGAATAGGAATAAGGATCGAGCCATGAATAGATACGTTCAAACATATATGGTCTTAAACCAAGTTTGTTTTGAAGGAAGTCCTGTGCATAGAGTGTCATCCACAGCAAAGTCGCTCCAATCGTCGCGGTCCCGACAAATACTGGCAAAATTATTCGCCACGTAATTCCTGCTACAACGACGAACGCTGCCGTAATCGCTATGAAGACAAGTCCAGTTCCAAGATCGGTCTGCATCATGATGAAAAGCAACGGCAAGAATAGAACAGCAATTATTTTCCCGAGTAAAAAAAAGTCGGTCTTCAATGTTTTCTTAACGAACTTTTCGTGATGCGTCGTAATCATGCGCGCCATGCCGATGATGAAAAATGTCTTCATGAACTCAGCGGGTTGGATGCTTCCTACCCCAGGGAGGTGAAACCAGCTTTTTGCACCATTTCTTTTTGCCACAAGCTCCATGCTATCCGGAAGAATAATTAGCAGGGCTAAAATAAATACACCGCCGCCGTAAATAATCCAGGCAGCTTTCTTATATTGATCCGGTTCTAAAAACATCGTAATCGCGATAATGACACATCCGATGAAGTACCATTGAATTTGCGAGGGTACGAAGTTTATGGTGTATTGGCCAGTCGTCTGAGCCGAAGCGATCGCGAACAAGCTGACAAGGAAAAATAACAGCAGGATAAATGCAAGTGTCCAGTCAAAACGATCTGCCGGTTTATTAGGTATTTTCATATATAGTCACCTTGATTTCACTAAAATAGGATTACTTTCTACATTTCTTAGTATAACGGAAAGGAGTTGCGATGTTTTCTTTTTTTACTATTGTCTAATGAACTCTGCTAATCAATCTTCATCATCAGAGTCGAACAAATACGTTCGATGATGGAATTTCATACTGAAGACTAAACCGATTGCGAGCATATTACTCATTAGCGAACTCCCGCCGTAACTGATGAATGGTAGGGGGATTCCGGTAATCGGAAGTAACTGGATTGTCATGCCTATGTTTTCAAAGACATGGAACGTAATCATGGCGATAATACCTGTACAGACATACACGCTAAATGGATCTTTTAGTTCAAGTGCAACACGCGTCAAATGATAAATAAGGATGAAAAACAATGTAATCACGAGACTAGCGCCTATGAAGCCGTATTCTTCTCCGATAACACTGAATATGAAATCGGTATGATTTTCTGGAATGTATACTTCGCGACTTTGAAAACCTTTGCCGTTAATACCACCTGAGCCGATAGCTGTCATGGAGGTTAGTAGGTTATAACCCTCATCAGAAGGGTAAGAATATGGATCGAGCCACGAATAAACTCTTTTAAACTGGTAGCGGGAAAAACCGAGTGTGTCTTCCATGAAATCTTGCGCATAGAGGGCCATCCATAATAATCCCCCACCAATTGCGGCTGTTCCTGCGAAAAGTGGTAATAGAATTCTCCATGAAATTCCTGCAACGACAATGACGGCGACCGTAATTGCCATGAATACTAAAGAAGTTCCGAGGTCAGGCTGTTTCACAATGAATGCGAGCGGTAGGAGAAGAACAACCATAATCTTTCCAAGGAGAAGAAAATCCGTTTTTATTGTTCTTTCCACAAAGTTTTCATTATGAGAACTCACCATGCGCGCCATGCCTAGGATGAAAAATGTTTTTATGAATTCAGAAGGTTGAATTGTTCCGATAGCCGGAAGATGAAGCCATCTTTTTGCGCCAAGTCGCATTTCAGCAATTTGTCCATCTCCTCCTGGGGCGAAAAAGAGGAAGACGAGAAGAAAAACTCCGAGTCCGTATAAGTACCATGCCATCTGTTTATATTGTTCAGGTTCCAGATACATAGCCATAGCAATGATGAATGCGCCTACGATATACCATCTGATTTGTAATGGCACGAAGTTTATTGAATACTGCCCGGATGTTTGAGCGGAAGCAATTGTAAATATGCTTATAATGCAAAATAGCAATAAAATAAAGGCTAGTGTCCAGTCGAAACGATCTGCAGGCTTGTTTTTTTGTTTCATATTATCACCTGTTTTTCCATCTAATCTAGCATTCTTAAGTATAGCTCATCGGAGTAGAGTATGCATTTCCTCATATTGGACGTAAAGGCAACCGCGAAGTTGCCTCTTGAAAGATGGGCATGCTAAACTTGTGGGGAATTTAAGGTCTATTTTAACTGTGTGAATATGAGAGGAGATTTTCGTTGTGGCATGGATTTATTTACTGATCGCAGGCATGACTGAAATCATTTGGGCAATTGGATTAAAAGAAGCGCAGGGCTTTACAGTCCTTCTCCCTTCAATAGTAACGCTGGTTTTCATCATAGTTAGCTTTTTCCTGTTCGCGAAAGCAATGGAGAAAATACCCATTGGTACTGCGTATGCCATTTTTACAGGAATCGGTGCGGCTGGAACAGCAATTGTCGGTATTATCCTATTCAATGAAGGAGCAGGTATTGGTAAACTGTTTTTTCTAGTACTTCTGCTTGTTGGTATCGTCGGACTTAAACTTGCTGATGGACAGGGGGAGACTAAATAGTGTCTTGGATAATCTTAATTATTGCGGGGCTATTCGAAGTGGCGTTCGTTATTATGATGAAATTATCGGAAGGATTCCGAAATAAAAAATATACAGTATTGACTGTTCTAACAGCAGCACTCAGTTTCTTTTTATTATCAGTTGCTATAAAAGATTTACCCGTTGGAACAGGGTATGCCGTTTGGGCGGGAATAGGTGCAGCAGGTAGTGTTCTAATTGGCATGGTTTTTTTTCGTGAAAAGCGAAGTGCGCTAAAGTTCCTGTTTTTATCCTTCATCATTGCAGGTGTTACGGGACTTAAGTTGTTTGGTTGAATATCTTACATAAAATCATCATGAATGTGAGCTGTTCATGGTAAACTGAAGGAATGAAACTAATAGATTGTGAGGGGAAAATATGAAGAAAAAACTAGGATTGGTCTACGGTGGAAAATCAGCTGAGCATGAGGTGTCGCTGTCGACTGCACGTGCAGTGACACAAGCGGTGGACTTTAATAAATACGAAGTAGTTCCAATTTATATAACGTACGACGGTGAGTGGAGAAAAGGAGAATCACTTGAAAGCTCTGCGAAAACGATTGAAGAGCTTCGCCTTGAGGGGAATGGCTCCAGTCAACCAGATAGTATACATGCTTTCTTGAATGGAGGAACGGGCGCTCCAGACGTCATTTTTCCACTTTTGCACGGAACAAATGGTGAAGATGGAACGGTTCAAGGGTTCTTTGAGGTGATGAATGTCCCTTACGTCGGTAATGGTGTACTGGCATCGTCAGCGGGAATGGACAAAGTCGTCATGAAGCAGTTATTCGCGCAAGTAGGATTGAAACAAGTGCCTTATGTACACTTTATCCGTACTGGATGGGTCAAAGAACAGCAACAGTTAGTCGACAAAATGGAAACAGAGCTCGGTTGGCCGATGTTCGTAAAACCTGCGAATCTTGGTTCCAGTGTGGGTATAAGCATGGCAACGGACCGCAAAGGTTTAATCGAAGCT from the Sporosarcina psychrophila genome contains:
- the cls gene encoding cardiolipin synthase; translated protein: MTQLISISVTAVFILNIFLAIALIFLERRDPTSTWAWLLVIFFIPFFGFFIYLLLGRQLREKHLFRWEGRSKIGIDQLIDYQIEAIEEDTLEFRLDDTAHYKDMIYLHLRNNHAVLTQDNDVQVFNDGAAKFDALIHDLEQAKDHIHFQTYIFKLDTLGTRILNVLIRKAKQGVKVRVLFDDIGSRGLRKRHLKELIDNGGDVEAFFPATMPLINPRMNFRNHRKIVVIDGRIGYVGGFNVGDEYLGLNKKFGYWRDTHLRIEGSAVHPLQTRFILDWNQASEKNDIEYAEHFFPAIPRKGSVGMQIVSSGPDSEWEQIKDGYLKMIFIAKKYIYIQTPYFIPDISFLDALRIACLSGIDVRIMIPNKPDHMFVYWATYSNVGKLLKAGAKVYIYENGFLHTKQIVVDDELSTVGTANIDVRSFKLNFEVNAFIYDREKSHELAELFEQDMQLSTELTYEMYLERSRLIKLKESVSRLLSPIL
- a CDS encoding L-cystine transporter; protein product: MHRKKVSFSKRVFTGLGLGIAYGLILHFAYGTDSTVLQESMPWFNLIGTGYVKLLQMIVMPLVFISILGAFTKITIGKNFGKMAGLILGLLIGTTAIAAVIGISVTLLFGLDAKEIVQGEAELARGVSIEERSEGVADRPLPDQLIDLLPANPFLDFTGARPTSTIGVVIFAAFLGFAYLTLTRRDEKNAATVKKGIDAIYSLIMGVVKIVLRLTPYGILAIIATTVATSDFAAIYSLGKFVLASYVAILIMFGIHLIIITLSGLNPITYVKKAGEVLIFAFSSRSSAGALPLNIDTQTNRLGVPDGIANFAGSFGLSIGQNGCAGIYPAMLAVMIAPSVGQNPLEPTFLVTLIAIVAISSFGVAGVGGGATFAAILVLSALDLPIVLAGLLISVEPLIDMGRTALNVSGSMTAGVTTARVTGELDKDMYNAPLDKQTAEV
- a CDS encoding helix-turn-helix domain-containing protein; this encodes METLGERIRKLRKQRKLTLEALAGDELTKGMLSLIENNKANPSMESLSYIAERLGVEVVELLEEVSTYELRALLEKAEILYNTEFDVRTDEYTQLITLVEPYVPKLTQGYESARLLEIYSRCIYYEKKSGWQVFSDRAATMYDLMNIIPRRASIGIFRAFVKFTEHNYAQSLSTLLHERSEIEARNAFIDPMTRLDLDYMEAVLLFAVGDSESAIRVMKSGIEFSRQERVFYRIDHLYRLATAHAIMEEDEDQYAYYLKKLTQYGDFTEDKEAIFFTKFAEVHYLNSFKKSYKEAQEQWDQFLDKGKYSNDYSPFINLEKGKSFFGLNEFEHALVALEKVKIADYTHHPFDLSIFYEKDAYKALCYMELGNLIEARRLAGLAMQNISVMPRTPYKDFILETYELLTK
- a CDS encoding MFS transporter, producing MREVLKLKKATYHLWTFTISKLISSFGAQVYAFAISFYILQLTGSATSFATNLICNLLPRALVAPFAGYAADRYSRKTIIITAQVASTLAIGGLLIVSLTSGLSLIAIYTTTVVLSITSTFSGVTFSSSITGLVDEGRIQKAMSLNQMSISFAAIGSPAVGGLLYGTVSMPVFLVMYMTASIIGVFLESTMNFKLFAKRKEPVDGEPKESMMQSMKAGLAYLKLQPILMTLIWIALFINFLFGAFQVGYSFILIEKMKMVSTHFGLTEGAFAVGMLLLSIYLTMRKEVKYPLLVSKRGILGMGAVMGSVAIPLLIPMHYNFMFGFYAFVMFSFGATIIIVNTPMQVMMQKMIDDDYKGRVFSILETMSMALMPLGVVIYGFLYDIFPAQWILIVSSLILIGVILVLARPSVMIKAHPELGNSNVKESEVISE
- a CDS encoding MFS transporter codes for the protein MKKAILLLMSVQFFVYLGFGIIIPILPEVILQQGLSEVHVGGLLTVYALASFFTAPLWGALSDRTGRKKLILIGLIGFSLSFFLFALFIENLPLLYASRVVGGIFSGALYTAVTGFVADMTDEENRNKYMGLLGMSIGLGFIFGPAIGGVLGNVSLQLPFIASGTLTVLLMIYAGIILKEPERRGEANKRALLPKGGAMLWQYRIRYLFLFSFMVTFLLAGLESTFQLFQISKIEITPLQLGYLFMASGFVDAAIQGGVVRRVKNGTETKWIIGAQIVTALGLFLIPFTSSLFWAGFALSVFTAGNALARTVLVSLTTKESGGKYGTAAGMTYSMDNMGRIIGPLLFTWIFTQEAGNMYFISTVLAVLSIGLIFAFRKSAKSLRNLEATLNN
- a CDS encoding Lmo0850 family protein; the protein is MAKEVDLKTIISNLAKLGVSATMTKSRLEMLKALAPLAQAPQIQSQ
- a CDS encoding FtsW/RodA/SpoVE family cell cycle protein, whose amino-acid sequence is MKIPNKPADRFDWTLAFILLLFFLVSLFAIASAQTTGQYTINFVPSQIQWYFIGCVIIAITMFLEPDQYKKAAWIIYGGGVFILALLIILPDSMELVAKRNGAKSWFHLPGVGSIQPAEFMKTFFIIGMARMITTHHEKFVKKTLKTDFFLLGKIIAVLFLPLLFIMMQTDLGTGLVFIAITAAFVVVAGITWRIILPVFVGTATIGATLLWMTLYAQDFLQNKLGLRPYMFERIYSWLDPYSYSSNEGRHLITSLNAIGSGEVFGKGYKGREVYVAESHTDFIFTTIGEDWGFIGASLVICLYFFLIYHLTKITLELKDPFSTYICAGIIAMITFHVFENIGMTIQLLPITGIPLPFISYGGSSLMGNMLAIGLVFSMKYHHRTYMFSSDDDE
- a CDS encoding FtsW/RodA/SpoVE family cell cycle protein, whose amino-acid sequence is MKQKNKPADRFDWTLAFILLLFCIISIFTIASAQTSGQYSINFVPLQIRWYIVGAFIIAMAMYLEPEQYKQMAWYLYGLGVFLLVFLFFAPGGDGQIAEMRLGAKRWLHLPAIGTIQPSEFIKTFFILGMARMVSSHNENFVERTIKTDFLLLGKIMVVLLLPLAFIVKQPDLGTSLVFMAITVAVIVVAGISWRILLPLFAGTAAIGGGLLWMALYAQDFMEDTLGFSRYQFKRVYSWLDPYSYPSDEGYNLLTSMTAIGSGGINGKGFQSREVYIPENHTDFIFSVIGEEYGFIGASLVITLFFILIYHLTRVALELKDPFSVYVCTGIIAMITFHVFENIGMTIQLLPITGIPLPFISYGGSSLMSNMLAIGLVFSMKFHHRTYLFDSDDED
- a CDS encoding DMT family transporter; the encoded protein is MAWIYLLIAGMTEIIWAIGLKEAQGFTVLLPSIVTLVFIIVSFFLFAKAMEKIPIGTAYAIFTGIGAAGTAIVGIILFNEGAGIGKLFFLVLLLVGIVGLKLADGQGETK
- a CDS encoding DMT family transporter; this encodes MSWIILIIAGLFEVAFVIMMKLSEGFRNKKYTVLTVLTAALSFFLLSVAIKDLPVGTGYAVWAGIGAAGSVLIGMVFFREKRSALKFLFLSFIIAGVTGLKLFG
- a CDS encoding D-alanine--D-alanine ligase gives rise to the protein MKKKLGLVYGGKSAEHEVSLSTARAVTQAVDFNKYEVVPIYITYDGEWRKGESLESSAKTIEELRLEGNGSSQPDSIHAFLNGGTGAPDVIFPLLHGTNGEDGTVQGFFEVMNVPYVGNGVLASSAGMDKVVMKQLFAQVGLKQVPYVHFIRTGWVKEQQQLVDKMETELGWPMFVKPANLGSSVGISMATDRKGLIEAVDIALKFDRKIIVEQGVTAREIEMGVMGNDEPLCSVSGEIKPVAAFYDYEAKYTDGNTTLAIPAQVTEEVKKTMEDMAVRAFKVLDCSGLVRADFFVTADDEVLINEVNTMPGFTPTSMFPLLWQKTGVAYPELINGLIELALERHAEKQTLQYTMD